Genomic segment of Populus nigra chromosome 6, ddPopNigr1.1, whole genome shotgun sequence:
aagcaagattactttcaataattgatttaaatgtaatatttaatcaaagtatgaatatattgttttgaaagcAAAACACAACAATCAATTACCATATATTATTACTTTATTGATACGACTTCGCAGTTACAGCGTACCAAACAATAACACGAAACATATTCTAATTTTCTTAATCAAGATTTAAACAAGTTATTCATACTTTGATTAATACATTTATGAGAAATTCCTTTATGACTttctcttgatttctttttaataatataggATATTCTCTAACCAACTTTAATGTAAATtgattctatttaaaaataataattttaagagtTTACTCTTGTACATATTATCTCTCCGtacataaaatttaacaaataataagacTGAGATATATTTTGGAGTTTAAAAAACTAAGGGATCGTTTGGGAACGTGGCCAAACCtgtatttctaaaaattttaattttttttgtttaaatttaatatatttttagtgtttttgaatccCTTTTAAgctctaatatcaaaaataaatttttaaaaataacaaaaaatattattttaatatatttttgaataaaaaatattttaaaaaataattataaccacaCTCTAAAAAATACtctacaggaaaaaaaaaaaaaaggaacaaaccTAGCTAGTTCACCATAGGATCTATATCTTTTGGAATAATTTCTCTTGATGTGCATTAAAGTGTGGTTAagttgtatttttgaaaaaaaaatttattttttatttttgaattgttttaatataaaaaataaaatgtattaaaaaaaacaatttgaaaagctTATTTCTACCGTCACCAAGAAAATTGGCCACACGTACCACTAGTTCCTCAGAGAATTGACCCAACTCCCAAAGTAGCACAAATTAACTACACAACTAGACACCATTGGCAACCTCACAATTAATCACACACATCTCTCTCTGAGGTAGACCGACAGCTACTCAACTCTCTGGACAGCCACTCTTACATAAGAAGAGCTAATGATGCTTAAAAAAATGCCATACATGGACAAGGTTTTGGTACAAGGATCATCGTCTTCATTAACCCTTAATGGAAATCATCGCCAACTTTGTGCTTAATACATGCATGCTTATGCCATAAGTTTTTAAATGGGTAGATCGGCCTGTTTTTAATAGATGTAATTTGGTACCTACACCAACCAAAACCGGCTAGCCTTTTAGGCAACAAAATCCATGAAATTCATGTGCTTATTAGCTTCAAACAACTAATTATTATTGTAAATGCagtgctaatacatatatttacACCCATGTAGTGAGAGAGCACATAAAGTTGAAATGTAGAAGAATGCAAGGGTTTAGAATCCCATTTCAGCATCTTAAACTTGAGTTCTTGAAGCAGTTCATAATTAATGGTGGCATATACTGACTGATTAGGTGGATCGAGTAGGCTAGTAACTAACAAGAAGGTGTggaccaagaaaagaaaagaacaaaaaatagcCAAGTAGCTAGGGAGAGCATTTTCTATGAggaaattgttattttaatagaGGAAAAGGGCAAGAGGTGGAATGTTCATATGGGAAGTGCAGTTCCTTACTGACTCTCTTCTCATGTTAATTATGATGCTTcgtttttattctattttttgtaATCAGAAcatgagaaagaaagagaagttaGCAGAGAGGCATTTTTGCATGTGAAACAATGAAGAAAATTAACCAAAGCAGCAGACTTTTTGGCTTTGGTGGGGGTGAGAAACACAGGCCAAACACTCTCTCATGAAAAACACATTCCCTCTGccgaaaaaggaacaaaaaccaATGatgaagagaaaggaaaagatgCCTACGTATCATGCACTTTTCATGAATTAGCTTAGAGTCTTTTTGAGAACAGAAATTGCTAGCTTTTACACACAATTCAAGTCCACTACATAACAATATTTGATCATGCTAGAtagttaaaagaattaaaagaatgtTATATTAATTATGATCCTTTTaagtttacaaagaaaaaaaaattagaaacaaattaTCTGGTAAATCAATATCAAATTAATGGCCATGTCTGatcaaatagaagaagaaaagaaaacttcagAAGAAGTCAGGAAAAAGAGAAGTATAACCTTCTTCAGTAATGACAATCCACCAAAGCCGGGCTGGAGAAGACAAGAGGTGTgttttgttgctgctgctgctgctgctgttggtgTTGTTGTTGCTTGGAAGCAAAGGCAAATTTCTCATCGTCCGGGGCTGGAAGATTGAGATCCAAATCCAAAGAAAGTGCGTTTCTTGCTTTCTTGGGCTCCTCAGATTCTATAGCCAATGGTGTTAATGACAAGGTTGTGGTATTAGACAGAAGAGGACCTCGGTGCCGCCTCATATGACCACCCAAGGCCTGTCCAGATGTAAACTCCGCACCACAAACTGAGCACTCATGAATCTTGCCTTTATTGTGATTGCTAAACGTACCTCTGTTAGCGTTGTTATCACTAAGTTGAAGACAAAGAGATGAAACATTCTTGTAATGTCCATCTTCCTCGTCGGAAGATGGTGAaagatttttcttcctttcatcATTGTGGGTTGCCTTAGGCTTCTTATGACTAGCCCTATGTCCACCTAATGCTTGAAAAGATGGAAATGTCCGGTTACAAGTCTTGCACTCATAAACATAGTAACCGACCTTGCCAGAACCTGTCGAATTAGCAGTTTCTAGGAACTTTCTACTATTGAATTTGGTGGTGTCAGCCCCTCCTCCTCTTGAATCGTAGTCTTGATGACGATGTTGTTGTTGTGTTGGGAAATCTCTTGAATGACCTTTGGCAAGAAGGATAAGGCAATTAGCCATgtcctcttcttcttcagtgCTATCTTGAAATTCATTAATGGAACTTGTTGGTGACCAGCTGGTACCACCATCTCCGCTTGATGAATTAGCAGTCAAACCATAAGGGATTGGTGATTGAACCCTCAACCTCTTTGTTCTCTTCCCCTTCACAACATTGGCTGCGACTTCCTCTGAAGCTTCCATCTTTCTCCAACACCTTatcagagaaagagagagagaagaggattGATGGGATATTAATGTTTAGAAGAGTTAAGGGTATATAAAGAATCAATGCAAGAGAGAAAGAGTTTGTTTTAGGTGACAGTTTTTGGAGTAAAAAAGGACACGCAATGGAACAGTCAAGTGAGAATTAGTCTGAGGCAGAGATATAGAGCCCAATTATCCTTGCTGAGTCTGCAAGCTATATAGCAACGAGTTATAAATAGGGTAAGAGTTGCAAAAATAAGACCAAAAGAGTGGGGGAGAGGGATAACACAAGGAGACAAGAGCCAGAAACAAAGAGATGGAACagaaaagatggtaaaattaGAGACAAACAGGCAGTAAAACAGTTGGTAAGGACAGGGTGTTCGTTGACGTCAAGTCCGTTTCAAACTCTCTTTCTCACACTTTGCCAACTCACTTCAACAcaccaaagaaaaataaaataaaaccctgATTAATTACCCTTAATTGCTTGGCAGCACAGTATTATTAGCTAATACTGCTCTCATCCACCCCTTCTTTGGCCGCTAAATCGCACCTCCACTCATGCGTATATAGTGAGTTGTAatgaacacacacacactattCTTAGTTTATACCATCACCAGACCGATCTGTATGTGCGGACTCGGTGCTAATCTTTACTGTCAAAGTATTAAACCCACtatttattcatataaattttgaacacaatttattttttcaagaaagaaattgTCAACAAGACCCTGTTTCAgtttgcttaattaattaatttgttgcatAAATGTTGGTCCAGATAATTAttcgttttttatttattttaataatcaagGTATTTTCAAGTCAGTTTTCGACTATAAAATACAAGTTACTTCTTAAACAAAACATCTATAATAAAACTAAgtaagaaatttatttattaaagtttcATTGAGATGCCGGTTCAAGTAATTATGTGTGTGGGGGTACTATTTAtccattaataatattttaaaaacaaatcaataattaaagaaTTCGTACAAAATTTATGATCAAATTTAAGtatatatttattcattttattgtaattaattattttccaacaaataaaatattgtttgtttatACATATAGTTAATTACTTCTAGAGGCACACAATAGTACATGAGAGACATGTTCCTGGGGTCTAATGTTATGAAGAAAGGGGCGAGTGGCAGGTGCTATGCTTGCTGCATATATATTTGGAAGTGTGAAgagataatattgttttaaagtgtttttttttaatgtattaaaataatattttttaaaaatttatttttaatattaatgtatgacataaaaatattttaaaaattaattttaaataaaaaaatcaatttttaaacatataatttttttgaccGAACTTCCAAACTCCGCCTTCGTTTTTTCACACGTCTTTTTGAAGAAATAAACTTGCTGCGTATATATAACAGGCAATCGGATTTTGTGTATAATATGCTATATATGGATTGAAAAAggagtatatatataaatagagagagagaggagaagggAGAGAAAGCAATGCAAAGAAAGCAACGCAAAGTCCATTACTTTGCCTCAAAGATTCTCTCTCAGAGATGATTGGAGTGCAAGCCTGGAACCCACGGAATCTGCGGAGCTCCTCTTTCTTGTCTATTTCCTCATAATTTCCATGTCTGCATGACCAACCTTTCTTGAGCCTTTTCTTTCCCATCACTGCTTACTTACATAGTAAGCACCTAGCTACTCCTGCTCCATTATTCCACTATTCCATTGGTGGGCGGGCAGGGTGTTTCCCTCAAAATTAACGCCATTATTTTACCAAGAGATCAATTTTAGTGCTTTTAGAAATTTCCAGTGTTGAAGATCtctgtgaaaaaacaaaacaaaaaaggcaTTTGAACCCATACAATATTCTTAGCAAAGAAGAGGATTtccatcccccccccccccctctctctctgttCTTGCGATTCTATTGAAATTCATGAAATAGATTTATTACCCAATACAATACAGGGGATTAAAAACTTGGATTAAGTATCTTAGTGAGTGGCTACATGATCTGATGCATTATTAAACACATAATTTGTTTCTAATCATTCAATTCATGTGCTGCTGGCCCTTCCATTCTCTAATCACACAATTAGTTCTGTCTCATGTCTTGTTCATGTAATTCCCTTTTAATTCGAAGCATCCATCAATGTACGGGCCATTATCCAATGACAAACCTCCTTCTCTCAAGTTGTCTTATTTTTTCACAATCTAATCATTGAGTTCACTTCATTCGATAACATAGAGCTACGTACACTGGTTTCGAAGTGAAGTAAAGCTTGCATATGTATGAACTTAGACattttttattacaaacaaAGAAGTTAATTATCTTTTGAGTTAattagtaatatatatatatatatatatatatatatatatatatatatatatatatatatatatatgccttgGAATAAAGAAACCGTTGTAGAAACGAAGATTGTGCCTTAATTTCAttgattaatgataaaaaaaactcgttTAATCATAAATGcatgttaatttattattaattattttgggtGCGAACTACAAATACTTATACCTGATAATTAGTGTTGCTAATATTGAATCATAGTTTTTGATAATGGGAATTACGGGCCATGTATTTGATTTCCAtcctataattttgttttaaccaaaaaaacaaaaaggtgaaCGTATTTTGGATTTTCACTTGAATAGAGGGATGAGGGGGGATTTTAGAGTATTTGAGGAGAAATTACCAAAacttcatgaatttattttgaagaaaaaagggataaataatgagagaaaaaatgacATTGAGATACATGaaagtgaaaataatattatttttatcttggctaatatatatatatactctccCTCTTAATTATTTctctaattctttaattttttatatttctctacTATTAAGTAATTATTTACGAAGCACTCTGaagttttctaaaaaagaagataaaagcgTGATTCAACCTCGTGGCGAAATTAAGTGGAATCTTCTTCTGAGAAATCTCAAAAATCTAAATGGGCCATTTTTTAATTCCTAAGATCACAAAATTTTCTGCAAAGGAGATGGTGAGTATCTACAATATCTCGCACACAATTGACCATGACATACATGGTTCATGCATAGTGGTAGTGATCACTGAATTTTTTTCACTTCATTAATAATATTCTTGAGCAAGTAGGTAGCGAGTCAATGCATAATGGGTCGGCAAGTTCTTGACGTGAAGAGCCATTATTGATTGGTTGTGCGAGGCACGTAAGGATCCAAAACCACCCTCGGAAACCATGATTTAGGCAAGCAAAGGATTTTCTTAATCATGGGTTCCTCTCTTATCCTCATGATCTTCTACGCCACACATGATCTAGCTCGcactttctttttgttttcatgttgtGCTTCTGCAAAAAGTGTGCGAAGAGCTAACTTGGAAGAGATTGCTAGCTAACAAGTATGCCAGTACTGAGTGTATAAACGActttataatatatagtttattcTCTTATATTATTATACTAGCTATGCACTATACTATCTGTACTTCACAAGTCATCCATGAAAGAGATAGAGCAGGTATATAGTAGCTTCTGAGCCACTCAATGGAATATGTTATGTTGACACTAAAGCAACCGAAAAACTCCCAAATAGTTTATTCTCATTAAAAGGAATTAATTAATACGTGAGGAAAATATTAATACAACGAATAGCCGACCCACTTTCCTAGTCAACTGTTGCAACGGCTCCTCCTGTGAGGTGGGTTTACTGGGTGTTTGTAATGGttagtagttgtttttttaattatttttttatttaaaaatatttttaaaaaataattatttttaatattatctaaaaatataaaaaaaatcaaagtttttaacGATACGCGCGCGGCCAGCC
This window contains:
- the LOC133696900 gene encoding zinc finger protein ZAT5-like, whose protein sequence is MEASEEVAANVVKGKRTKRLRVQSPIPYGLTANSSSGDGGTSWSPTSSINEFQDSTEEEEDMANCLILLAKGHSRDFPTQQQHRHQDYDSRGGGADTTKFNSRKFLETANSTGSGKVGYYVYECKTCNRTFPSFQALGGHRASHKKPKATHNDERKKNLSPSSDEEDGHYKNVSSLCLQLSDNNANRGTFSNHNKGKIHECSVCGAEFTSGQALGGHMRRHRGPLLSNTTTLSLTPLAIESEEPKKARNALSLDLDLNLPAPDDEKFAFASKQQQHQQQQQQQQQNTPLVFSSPALVDCHY